In one Gossypium hirsutum isolate 1008001.06 chromosome D09, Gossypium_hirsutum_v2.1, whole genome shotgun sequence genomic region, the following are encoded:
- the LOC121220998 gene encoding adenosylhomocysteinase, giving the protein MALSVEKTAAGREYKVKDMSQADFGRLEIELAEVEMPGLMACRTEFGPAQPFKGAKITGSLHMTIQTAVLIETLTALGAEVRWCSCNIFSTQDHAAAAIARDSAAVFAWKGETLQEYWWCTERALDWGPTGGPDLIVDDGGDATLLIHEGVKAEEVYEKTGQLPDPASTDNAEFQIVLTIIRDGLKADPKKYRRMKERLVGVSEETTTGVKRLYQMQANGTLLFPAINVNDSVTKSKFDNLYGCRHSLPDGLMRATDVMIAGKVAVVCGYGDVGKGCAAALKQAGARVIVTEIDPICALQALMEGLQVLTLEDVVSEADIFVTTTGNKDIIMVDHMRKMKNNAIVCNIGHFDNEIDMLGLETYPGVKRITIKPQTDRWVFPETKTGIIVLAEGRLMNLGCATGHPSFVMSCSFTNQVIAQLELWKEKATGKYEKKVYVLPKHLDEKVAALHLGKLGAKLTKLTKDQADYISVPVEGPYKPPHYRY; this is encoded by the exons ATGGCTCTCTCCGTCGAGAAAACCGCCGCCGGCCGTGAGTACAAGGTCAAAGACATGTCTCAGGCTGACTTCGGTCGTCTCGAGATCGAGTTAGCTGAGGTTGAAATGCCTGGTTTAATGGCTTGTAGAACCGAGTTCGGCCCTGCCCAACCTTTCAAAGGAGCCAAAATTACTGGTTCTCTTCACATGACCATCCAAACCGCCGTTCTTATTGAAACCCTTACCGCCCTCGGAGCTGAAGTCCGTTGGTGCTCTTGCAACATTTTCTCTACCCAAGACCACGCTGCCGCTGCCATCGCTCGTGACTCCGCCGCTGTTTTCGCTTGGAAAGGGGAGACCCTCCAGGAATACTGGTGGTGTACTGAGAGAGCCCTTGATTGGGGTCCTACTGGTGGACCTGATCTGATCGTCGATGATGGTGGTGATGCTACTTTGTTGATCCACGAAGGTGTTAAAGCTGAGGAAGTTTATGAGAAAACTGGTCAACTCCCAGATCCGGCTTCGACTGATAACGCTGAGTTTCAGATTGTTTTAACCATTATCAGAGATGGGTTGAAAGCAGATCCCAAGAAGTATAGAAGGATGAAGGAGAGATTGGTAGGTGTTTCTGAAGAAACTACAACTGGAGTTAAGAGGCTTTATCAGATGCAGGCCAACGGTACCTTGTTGTTCCCTGCCATTAATGTCAATGACTCTGTTACTAAGAGCAAG TTCGATAACTTGTATGGATGCCGTCACTCACTTCCCGATGGTTTGATGAGAGCTACTGATGTGATGATTGCCGGCAAGGTCGCCGTTGTCTGTGGTTATGGTGATGTTGGAAAGGGTTGTGCTGCTGCCTTGAAGCAAGCCGGTGCTCGTGTCATTGTTACTGAGATTGATCCCATCTGTGCCCTTCAGGCTCTTATGGAAGGACTTCAGGTTTTGACCCTAGAAGACGTTGTCTCCGAGGCTGATATCTTCGTCACCACAACCGGTAACAAGGACATCATCATGGTTGATCACATGAGGAAGATGAAGAACAATGCCATTGTTTGCAACATTGGTCACTTTGACAATGAAATCGATATGCTCGGTCTTGAGACCTATCCTGGTGTTAAACGCATCACCATTAAGCCTCAAACCGATAGGTGGGTCTTCCCTGAAACCAAAACTGGCATCATTGTGTTGGCTGAAGGACGTCTGATGAACTTGGGATGTGCCACTGGACACCCAAGTTTTGTCATGTCCTGCTCGTTCACTAACCAGGTGATTGCCCAGCTCGAGCTATGGAAGGAGAAGGCAACTGGAAAATATGAGAAGAAGGTTTACGTATTGCCAAAGCACCTCGACGAGAAAGTTGCTGCACTTCACCTCGGCAAGCTCGGAGCTAAGCTCACTAAGCTCACTAAAGATCAAGCTGATTACATTAGTGTGCCTGTTGAAGGTCCTTACAAGCCTCCTCATTACAGGTACTGA